Proteins from a single region of Paraglaciecola sp. T6c:
- a CDS encoding beta-ketoacyl-ACP synthase III, protein MTNSVVISGSGLWNPPHSISNEELVDAYNAYAQQFNEQNADEIESGAITAKPFSSAEFIQKASGIRSRYCYMKDGVLDINRMRPIIPERGEEELSDQAEMAINAAKLALEAANKTAEDIDVVIVSCAYTQRSYPALAIEVQGALGIKGFGFDMLVACSAATFALHRAYEMISAGTAKGVLVINPELTSPQVNYCDRDSHFIFGDVATAMVVEHADTATSEHVFDILSTKAITQYSNNIRSNFGYVSRANDVDPYGADKLFHQEGRKVFKEVCPMAAEHISEHLERHQLTSADVKRWWLHQANINMNTLISKRLLGREATVEEAPIVLDRYANTASAGSIIAFNLHHKDLQAGDYGLLCSFGAGYSIGSLLVRKR, encoded by the coding sequence ATGACAAATTCTGTAGTGATCAGTGGTTCAGGATTATGGAATCCACCACATAGCATCTCAAACGAAGAGTTAGTAGATGCGTACAATGCGTATGCTCAGCAGTTTAATGAGCAAAATGCCGATGAGATTGAATCAGGTGCGATAACAGCGAAACCTTTCTCTAGCGCTGAATTTATTCAAAAAGCATCCGGTATACGCAGCCGTTATTGCTATATGAAAGATGGGGTACTGGATATTAACCGTATGCGTCCCATCATTCCTGAGCGCGGTGAAGAAGAATTATCTGATCAGGCCGAAATGGCGATCAATGCGGCTAAACTGGCCCTTGAAGCGGCAAATAAAACCGCTGAAGATATCGACGTAGTGATTGTATCTTGTGCATATACGCAGCGCTCTTATCCCGCGTTAGCCATCGAAGTGCAAGGCGCTTTGGGGATCAAAGGTTTTGGTTTTGATATGCTAGTGGCGTGTTCAGCAGCAACATTCGCTTTGCATCGTGCTTATGAAATGATCAGTGCCGGAACGGCAAAAGGGGTATTAGTGATAAACCCTGAATTGACTTCACCACAAGTCAATTATTGTGACCGTGACAGCCACTTTATTTTCGGAGACGTGGCAACCGCTATGGTAGTGGAGCATGCAGATACCGCGACATCTGAGCATGTGTTTGATATTTTAAGTACCAAAGCGATTACTCAATATTCAAATAATATTCGCTCAAACTTTGGTTATGTTAGCCGGGCTAATGATGTTGACCCCTATGGAGCAGATAAGCTGTTTCATCAAGAAGGACGTAAAGTTTTTAAAGAGGTGTGCCCTATGGCGGCTGAGCATATTAGCGAGCACTTAGAGCGACATCAGTTAACCAGTGCTGATGTGAAGCGTTGGTGGTTACACCAAGCAAACATCAACATGAACACGCTTATTAGTAAAAGACTACTAGGCCGTGAAGCGACTGTTGAAGAAGCGCCGATTGTATTAGACAGGTACGCCAATACGGCATCTGCTGGCTCAATCATTGCGTTCAATCTACACCACAAAGACTTACAGGCCGGGGATTACGGTTTACTGTGTTCATTTGGCGCAGGATATTCCATCGGCAGTTTGTTAGTCAGAAAAAGGTAA
- the glpT gene encoding glycerol-3-phosphate transporter, giving the protein MFGIFKPASHQPRLPKEEIDKEYKALRWQVFIGIFVGYAGYYLVRKNFSLAMPFLIEEQGFTKGQLGIALSAVSIAYGLSKFLMGSVSDRSNPRYFLMTGLLVSSGVMFLFGFADWATQSVASIFVLLFINGWAQGMGWPACGRTMVHWYSGNERGRTVSFWNIAHNVGGGLIGPIFILGMAWFNDWHSAFYMPAAAASLIAVFIYFVMRDTPQSCGLPPIEEYRNDYPAQYSQSHEEELTAKQIFMQFVLNNKLLWFIAVANAFVYLIRYGVLDWAPTYLYEVKDFSFDKSSWAYFLYEWAGIPGTLLCGWISDRWFKGRRAPAAILYMLLVLVAVVVYWLNPAGNPTIDIAALMAIGFLIYGPVMLIGLFALELVPKKAAGTAAGLTGLFGYLGGAVVANIALGYTVDHFGWDGGFVLLVGGCIGAILLIALTLKHEVAHESHQREEGAQLQESQ; this is encoded by the coding sequence ATGTTTGGTATTTTTAAACCTGCTTCACACCAACCTCGACTCCCCAAAGAAGAAATAGACAAAGAATACAAAGCCCTGCGTTGGCAAGTGTTTATCGGTATTTTTGTGGGCTACGCTGGTTATTATTTAGTGCGCAAAAACTTTTCTTTGGCAATGCCTTTTCTGATTGAAGAACAAGGTTTTACCAAGGGCCAGTTGGGGATTGCATTATCGGCGGTCTCTATTGCTTATGGCCTGAGCAAATTTTTAATGGGCAGTGTGTCTGACCGCAGTAACCCCCGTTATTTTTTGATGACAGGATTACTAGTATCCTCCGGCGTAATGTTTCTATTTGGTTTCGCCGACTGGGCTACCCAAAGTGTTGCTAGTATCTTTGTGTTGCTGTTTATCAATGGTTGGGCACAAGGCATGGGATGGCCAGCATGTGGGCGGACCATGGTTCACTGGTATTCAGGAAATGAACGAGGCCGTACGGTCTCGTTTTGGAATATTGCGCACAATGTTGGCGGTGGCTTGATTGGTCCAATATTTATTTTAGGTATGGCGTGGTTCAATGACTGGCACAGTGCTTTTTATATGCCAGCTGCTGCAGCAAGCTTAATTGCCGTGTTTATCTATTTTGTAATGCGCGATACACCCCAGTCATGTGGTTTGCCGCCAATAGAAGAGTATCGAAACGATTACCCTGCTCAGTATTCTCAAAGCCATGAAGAAGAACTAACGGCAAAGCAAATATTTATGCAGTTTGTACTGAATAACAAATTGTTGTGGTTCATCGCTGTGGCGAATGCGTTTGTCTATTTAATACGTTACGGCGTGCTTGATTGGGCGCCTACCTACTTGTATGAAGTAAAAGACTTTTCATTTGATAAAAGCTCATGGGCTTACTTTCTTTACGAGTGGGCAGGTATTCCCGGCACCCTACTATGTGGCTGGATAAGCGACCGATGGTTTAAAGGTCGACGAGCACCTGCGGCCATATTGTATATGTTATTGGTATTGGTGGCAGTTGTGGTTTACTGGTTGAACCCAGCAGGTAATCCGACCATCGATATCGCTGCTCTCATGGCAATTGGCTTCTTGATTTATGGACCTGTCATGCTAATCGGTTTATTCGCTCTTGAGCTGGTACCTAAAAAGGCTGCTGGCACTGCCGCTGGCTTAACCGGGTTATTTGGCTATTTAGGTGGAGCAGTTGTAGCCAATATTGCGCTTGGCTATACGGTTGACCATTTCGGCTGGGACGGTGGCTTTGTATTATTGGTTGGCGGTTGCATAGGCGCTATTTTACTTATCGCGTTAACCTTAAAACACGAAGTCGCACATGAAAGTCATCAGCGGGAAGAAGGCGCTCAACTCCAAGAAAGTCAATAG
- a CDS encoding MFS transporter has translation MQRDEKVTSVFGHILIIILAGELIFALPFHLARFFRPTFLQAFELTNTQLGDIFAVYGVVAMLSYFPGGIIADKYPPNRLMSISLLATAAGGLYLLSRPSHLGLTLLFAYWGATTVLVFWAAMIKATRLSAPPHRQGFAFGLLDGGRGLAASLFASVGILLLSLGTFSSQGDFNSSTEAFDAMGMLIIYYSTLTALAAGLTWFFVSSQADNPSDTYAQQQQQAPGLSFASTLINPLVWLQGGIVICAYCGYKALDNYSLFVVQHYGWSQVEGAKFITFASYMRPVAAIGAGLLADRLRTSKMTYLLFAALGAIFAAIAWMTHFNAGVTLVLAMLLFTFFAVFALRGIYFALVDESQIRMGATGTAVGIISVLGFTPDIFFASISGRMLDAGQNGFAYYFLFIAAIMFIGCFCALLLAKKVKKLRSASAASPKN, from the coding sequence ATGCAGCGCGACGAAAAGGTGACATCGGTATTCGGTCATATCCTCATTATTATACTGGCGGGAGAGTTGATTTTCGCTTTACCTTTTCATCTAGCACGCTTTTTTCGACCAACGTTCCTACAAGCGTTCGAGCTAACGAACACCCAATTAGGCGATATTTTCGCTGTCTATGGCGTTGTGGCTATGCTGTCATATTTCCCCGGAGGCATAATTGCTGACAAGTACCCCCCAAATCGCCTTATGAGCATTTCACTGTTGGCGACAGCGGCGGGGGGCTTATATTTACTCAGCAGGCCGAGTCATTTGGGACTTACACTGCTTTTTGCTTATTGGGGCGCAACCACTGTTTTGGTTTTTTGGGCGGCGATGATTAAAGCCACTCGGCTTTCGGCTCCGCCCCATCGTCAAGGGTTCGCATTTGGTTTGCTCGATGGGGGGCGTGGGTTAGCGGCAAGTCTGTTTGCCAGTGTAGGCATATTGTTATTGAGCCTTGGGACATTCAGCTCGCAAGGCGATTTCAACAGCTCAACTGAAGCGTTCGATGCTATGGGCATGCTGATTATCTACTACAGCACGTTAACAGCATTAGCAGCTGGGTTAACTTGGTTTTTTGTCAGTTCTCAAGCTGATAATCCATCTGACACGTACGCTCAACAGCAGCAACAAGCACCTGGTTTGTCATTCGCTTCGACGCTTATTAATCCCTTGGTATGGCTGCAAGGAGGGATCGTTATTTGCGCTTATTGTGGCTATAAAGCGCTGGACAATTACAGCCTTTTCGTCGTGCAGCACTATGGTTGGTCACAAGTGGAAGGTGCCAAGTTTATTACGTTTGCCAGTTATATGCGCCCCGTAGCCGCGATTGGGGCAGGGTTACTCGCCGATCGCTTACGTACGAGTAAAATGACTTACTTACTGTTTGCCGCACTGGGGGCGATCTTTGCGGCGATTGCGTGGATGACGCATTTCAATGCAGGAGTAACACTGGTGTTAGCCATGTTGCTGTTTACCTTTTTTGCAGTATTCGCTTTGCGTGGAATTTACTTCGCGTTGGTAGACGAGAGTCAAATTCGTATGGGGGCGACAGGCACTGCTGTCGGGATCATATCAGTACTGGGTTTTACCCCCGATATTTTCTTTGCATCTATCTCCGGTCGTATGCTGGATGCCGGACAAAACGGCTTTGCGTATTATTTTTTATTTATTGCCGCGATTATGTTTATTGGCTGTTTTTGCGCTTTGCTATTGGCCAAAAAGGTCAAGAAATTGCGCTCGGCATCGGCTGCAAGCCCTAAAAATTAA
- a CDS encoding fatty acid cis/trans isomerase produces MQNTHSRWIKIFIAVILVCSGCATIANLDFNKLYGHEAPVNRAPASVTQALLESPATAFYQTKVAPVIEGRCVVCHACYDAPCQLKMSSPEGIDRGASKEVVYHGSRILAATPNRLFLDALDSPDWRKRGFYPVLNEREQTPIANTQASVLAKMLKLKQQHPLPDDKLLDERFDVSIDRSQQCPTISEFDGYATSQAFGGMPYALPELTGEEHNILMSWMESGAYMPARAPLSEAQETAINSLEDFLNADDLKMQLSARYIYEHLFSSHLYFSEITAPNTQPQFFNLVRSRTPSGQAIDVIPSRRPFDEPGVKRVYYRLQPVMSTIVNKTHQPYAIHKALTDKWQKWFVDADYTVTELPSYQPKVAANPLTAFTQLPENARYRFMLERAQNTIMGYIKGPVCRGQVALNVINDRFWVYFVKPEVADSPKIHAFYESQKDNLRLPAEHESTAFAVTWLEYASRQGDYMRARHDFMATALEDGQHFTANDIWDGDGENDNATLTVFRHFDNATVIKGLVGKPPKTAWVIDYALLERIHYLLVAGFDVYGNYGHQLMTRLYMDFLRMEGESNFLAFLPPKTRHEELASWYQKAGPELTEFVEGKINPFDQPSGMQFKTQHHKKELYDIFAEHVKDVQPSRYRLQDSELGQNSKALLGQLANIKGQSASILPELSMIMVEPTDSDKPEIFTLVRNSAHFNVNSLFSEDANRDHANDDVTLVHGLLGSYPDVFWRVKEADLAKLVAKAQQIENEQNYEAFLDLFAVRRTTKDFWAFSDKLNQTFMEHNPIEGGLLDYNRLENR; encoded by the coding sequence ATGCAAAATACACATTCCAGATGGATTAAAATATTCATCGCCGTCATTCTTGTCTGTTCGGGTTGCGCGACCATTGCCAATCTTGATTTCAACAAGCTTTATGGCCACGAAGCCCCAGTGAACCGCGCACCAGCCAGTGTCACGCAAGCGTTATTAGAAAGCCCTGCCACCGCATTCTACCAAACCAAAGTAGCACCCGTAATTGAAGGGCGTTGTGTTGTGTGCCATGCCTGCTACGACGCCCCTTGCCAGCTTAAGATGAGCTCGCCAGAAGGAATAGATCGCGGCGCGAGTAAAGAAGTTGTCTACCATGGCTCGCGTATACTTGCCGCCACGCCAAATCGATTGTTTTTAGACGCATTAGATTCTCCCGACTGGCGCAAGCGTGGCTTTTATCCTGTGCTAAATGAGCGAGAACAAACCCCTATTGCCAACACGCAGGCGTCAGTTTTAGCAAAAATGCTGAAGCTTAAACAGCAACACCCTTTACCTGACGACAAATTATTAGACGAACGCTTCGATGTCTCTATCGATCGCAGCCAACAATGTCCTACCATTTCGGAATTTGATGGCTATGCCACAAGCCAAGCATTTGGTGGAATGCCCTACGCTCTCCCAGAATTAACCGGTGAGGAGCACAATATACTCATGAGTTGGATGGAGAGCGGCGCTTATATGCCTGCTCGCGCACCACTGTCTGAAGCCCAAGAGACAGCGATAAACTCGTTAGAAGACTTTTTAAATGCTGACGATTTGAAAATGCAGTTAAGTGCTCGCTACATTTATGAACACTTGTTTAGCTCTCATTTGTACTTTAGTGAGATAACCGCGCCTAATACCCAGCCACAGTTTTTTAATCTTGTGCGTTCAAGAACGCCATCAGGGCAAGCTATTGATGTCATTCCGAGTCGCCGCCCTTTTGATGAGCCAGGGGTAAAGCGCGTTTATTACCGCTTGCAGCCTGTTATGTCGACCATAGTCAACAAAACACACCAGCCTTATGCTATTCACAAAGCACTCACCGACAAATGGCAGAAGTGGTTTGTAGACGCTGACTACACAGTGACCGAGTTACCTAGCTATCAGCCAAAAGTAGCGGCAAACCCGCTAACGGCTTTCACTCAATTACCGGAAAACGCGCGCTACCGCTTTATGCTCGAGCGTGCACAGAACACCATTATGGGTTACATCAAAGGGCCCGTTTGTCGTGGTCAGGTGGCGTTGAATGTCATCAATGATCGTTTCTGGGTTTACTTTGTAAAACCAGAAGTGGCAGATTCACCCAAGATACACGCCTTCTACGAATCACAAAAAGACAACCTTCGCCTCCCTGCGGAACACGAGAGCACCGCATTTGCGGTAACTTGGCTTGAATATGCCTCACGACAAGGTGATTACATGCGTGCACGGCATGATTTCATGGCAACCGCCTTGGAAGATGGCCAGCATTTCACTGCTAACGATATATGGGATGGTGACGGTGAAAATGACAACGCCACGCTGACGGTGTTTCGTCACTTTGACAATGCCACCGTCATTAAAGGCTTAGTGGGTAAGCCTCCCAAAACCGCTTGGGTTATCGACTACGCATTACTAGAGCGTATTCACTACCTGTTAGTCGCTGGGTTTGATGTGTATGGCAATTATGGCCATCAATTGATGACGCGCCTGTACATGGACTTTCTGCGCATGGAAGGTGAATCAAACTTTTTGGCCTTTTTACCGCCTAAAACGCGTCACGAAGAGTTGGCCTCTTGGTATCAAAAAGCTGGGCCAGAGCTAACCGAATTTGTTGAGGGTAAAATCAACCCGTTCGATCAACCTAGTGGTATGCAGTTTAAAACCCAGCACCACAAGAAAGAATTATATGATATTTTTGCTGAACATGTGAAAGACGTGCAACCCAGCCGTTACCGATTACAAGACAGCGAATTAGGTCAAAATAGCAAAGCCCTGCTCGGACAATTAGCCAACATCAAAGGCCAAAGCGCCTCAATATTGCCCGAGCTGAGCATGATCATGGTCGAGCCCACAGACAGTGATAAACCAGAGATTTTCACCTTGGTGAGAAACAGTGCGCATTTCAATGTGAACAGCTTGTTTTCTGAAGATGCTAATCGCGACCACGCCAATGATGACGTGACGTTAGTACATGGGTTACTCGGTAGTTATCCCGATGTATTCTGGCGGGTAAAAGAAGCAGATCTGGCCAAATTAGTGGCGAAAGCTCAGCAAATTGAAAACGAGCAAAATTATGAAGCCTTCTTGGATCTATTTGCGGTAAGGCGCACAACCAAAGATTTTTGGGCATTCAGCGACAAACTCAATCAAACCTTCATGGAGCACAATCCGATCGAAGGTGGACTGCTGGATTACAATCGATTAGAAAACCGTTAG
- a CDS encoding LysR family transcriptional regulator, with the protein MDRITSLQSFIEVARCSSFTKAADSIGLSRLQVTRHVQDIEQWLGLRLFHRTTRKVSLTLQGEETLGFAKQILSSVSDLESRAHSHNHELVGTIRVATPIGLGQNMLFDAIQAFVAIHPKTHIQMVLSDGLSQLVDERVDIALRYIDQPHQQLIARRLMHIDSVLCATPGYIAEHAKLNQPSDLLAHNCLVHSSNPHWRVVSATSDEKVPVSGNIQANEMGVILKAALRGLGIACLPSDLANHYLLNRELVQVLPDYNTPGSNLWAVYLSRDHQQNVVRAFIDFLVERWQADIVRVTN; encoded by the coding sequence ATGGACCGGATCACATCATTGCAAAGCTTCATAGAGGTGGCGCGTTGTAGCAGCTTTACTAAGGCGGCAGATAGTATTGGATTAAGTCGTTTGCAAGTGACTCGCCACGTTCAAGATATTGAACAGTGGTTAGGTTTACGCTTGTTTCATCGCACCACACGTAAAGTAAGTTTGACTCTACAAGGCGAAGAAACGTTGGGGTTTGCTAAGCAAATACTCAGTTCGGTTTCGGATCTGGAGAGCCGTGCTCATAGTCACAACCACGAACTCGTTGGGACCATTCGAGTTGCGACCCCAATTGGCCTTGGTCAAAATATGCTGTTTGATGCCATTCAAGCATTTGTGGCTATTCACCCCAAAACCCATATTCAAATGGTGTTATCTGATGGGCTGTCGCAGCTAGTGGATGAGCGAGTTGATATTGCGCTGCGCTATATTGATCAACCACATCAGCAATTAATTGCTAGAAGGCTAATGCACATCGATAGCGTTCTGTGTGCAACTCCTGGCTATATTGCGGAGCACGCCAAATTGAATCAACCCAGTGATTTGCTCGCGCATAATTGTCTTGTTCACAGTAGTAACCCTCATTGGCGGGTAGTCAGTGCAACAAGCGACGAGAAAGTCCCTGTATCAGGCAACATACAAGCCAATGAAATGGGCGTTATTTTAAAGGCGGCGCTGCGCGGGTTAGGCATTGCGTGTTTACCAAGTGATTTGGCCAATCATTATTTGCTGAACCGTGAACTGGTTCAAGTGCTGCCTGATTACAACACACCTGGCAGTAATCTGTGGGCGGTGTATTTGTCTCGTGACCACCAGCAAAATGTGGTGCGGGCTTTTATTGATTTTCTCGTCGAGCGTTGGCAAGCGGATATAGTGCGGGTTACAAATTGA
- a CDS encoding NAD(P)-dependent oxidoreductase: MKIAVLGATGWIGSTVVTEAKSRGHEVVAIVRDAAKLNAQDVTSRVYDLQSTADFAPVVADADVVIASVGGRAAGNHEIVAKTAERLLASLANSSKRLIWVGGAGSLEIAPGVALVTSPDFPAEYKDEAIAQGEALDVFRSTKSKTPWTFVSPAAVLYPGDSVGQFRIGGDAFFTNSDGESKISVTDYAKALVDEAENAEHVNQRISVAY, encoded by the coding sequence ATGAAAATCGCAGTTTTAGGTGCAACAGGTTGGATTGGTAGCACAGTAGTAACAGAAGCGAAAAGTCGAGGACATGAAGTAGTGGCAATCGTACGTGATGCTGCGAAGTTAAACGCTCAAGACGTTACCTCCCGGGTTTATGATTTACAAAGCACTGCAGACTTCGCGCCTGTCGTTGCCGATGCGGATGTGGTTATCGCGTCTGTTGGTGGACGCGCAGCAGGTAATCATGAAATAGTCGCAAAAACAGCTGAGCGTCTACTGGCATCTCTTGCCAATAGCAGTAAACGTTTAATATGGGTAGGCGGCGCCGGTAGTTTAGAAATAGCGCCGGGTGTAGCGCTTGTTACCTCACCTGACTTCCCTGCTGAATATAAAGATGAGGCCATCGCCCAAGGTGAAGCCCTCGATGTATTTCGCAGCACTAAATCGAAAACACCCTGGACCTTCGTTAGCCCTGCGGCTGTGCTCTACCCAGGTGATAGCGTAGGACAATTTCGTATTGGCGGTGATGCATTTTTCACCAACAGTGACGGTGAGAGTAAAATATCGGTCACTGATTACGCCAAAGCCTTAGTGGATGAAGCAGAAAATGCTGAGCATGTAAATCAGCGCATTAGCGTCGCTTACTAA
- a CDS encoding CC0125/CC1285 family lipoprotein: protein MKTNIVLLLTAILLGGCESQPDYREATKGGFGYTESKFTDTQYRVNFKGRGTDKSKAMDYAMLRAAELTLEQGYDWFVVTDRETLVDKENVQLSPQVGFSRRYATVTDCGALTCRTSRFPRSQFETGVFIGGSEQSEIESILNIEMGKGAQPNSGTSFDATQVTENLGPKKDTLQE, encoded by the coding sequence ATGAAAACGAATATAGTGCTATTACTCACTGCGATTCTGCTAGGTGGCTGTGAAAGTCAGCCTGACTATCGTGAAGCGACCAAAGGGGGCTTTGGCTATACCGAAAGCAAATTTACTGACACTCAATATCGCGTGAACTTTAAAGGCCGAGGCACGGATAAATCAAAAGCAATGGATTACGCCATGTTGCGCGCCGCGGAACTGACCTTAGAGCAAGGTTACGACTGGTTCGTAGTCACAGACAGGGAAACCTTAGTGGATAAAGAAAACGTGCAACTTAGCCCGCAGGTTGGTTTTAGCCGCCGCTACGCCACAGTAACCGACTGTGGGGCGTTGACCTGCCGGACCTCTCGCTTTCCCCGCAGTCAATTCGAGACAGGCGTGTTTATTGGCGGCTCTGAGCAAAGTGAAATTGAGAGTATTTTAAATATTGAGATGGGTAAGGGGGCACAACCTAATTCAGGCACCAGTTTTGACGCGACGCAAGTGACAGAAAATTTAGGGCCGAAGAAAGACACATTACAGGAGTAA
- a CDS encoding MgtC/SapB family protein, whose protein sequence is MDIIPEHLINFEIDLQLVVYHLFQLGLAFLFALPIALNRESGSKGAGLRTFPLVALASCAFMLIAMNAYAEGDGEAEARVMYGIVTGIGFIGGGAIFKQENGASGTATAAGIWNTGAIGVAVAYQNYEIALILSLMNFCIFRFARSVKVQRAKHLDD, encoded by the coding sequence ATGGATATTATTCCTGAGCATCTTATTAATTTTGAAATCGATCTTCAGTTGGTGGTGTATCACTTGTTCCAGCTAGGTCTGGCATTTCTGTTTGCGTTGCCCATTGCCTTGAACCGAGAAAGTGGTTCAAAAGGCGCGGGGCTGCGTACCTTTCCTTTAGTGGCACTAGCGTCGTGCGCGTTTATGCTCATTGCTATGAATGCTTATGCTGAAGGTGACGGCGAGGCAGAAGCAAGAGTGATGTATGGTATCGTCACGGGGATCGGCTTTATTGGTGGTGGCGCTATTTTTAAGCAAGAAAATGGCGCCAGTGGCACAGCAACCGCAGCGGGTATATGGAATACTGGGGCGATAGGTGTGGCAGTGGCCTATCAAAACTACGAAATCGCGCTGATTTTATCCTTGATGAATTTCTGCATTTTCCGGTTCGCCCGTAGCGTCAAGGTTCAAAGAGCGAAGCACCTAGACGATTAA
- a CDS encoding alpha/beta hydrolase family protein, which translates to MGFKGVTSHLAKNIWLKGAVVVLALGVNVTAFAENRIDTQRPDAPELAAYGEHSIGVRQLEVANPNQIEMLKLDPTKPEPATLPRYDRPLTLEVWYPAQKGSTGNTTLKAYIRDGKTEVDLQGKAVRDAKPEMTDSAFPLVLISHGYPGNRFLLAHLAENIASKGYVVVSIDHTDSTYRTKAAFSSTLVNRPVDQLFVLSQIEGMAKDKDSFLYGLVDTSDTGLIGYSMGGYGAVINAGAGVTEQVVASKQSPPFGTLKRHQSGIKSGADKRLKTVIAFAPWGMNYHMFSNDTLKEISVPMLLIAGSQDDVSGYENGVRAIWQGASNVNRSLLTYDNANHNAGAVMPAPEESYMFDKELGFNISEHYIDAVWDNARMNNIAQHFVTAWLDKYLKNDTSKEAYLDIVPDSNGGVYALDEEGEPKPEHTYWKGFGNRTAKGLHFETLAPKK; encoded by the coding sequence ATGGGTTTTAAGGGTGTAACTAGTCACTTGGCGAAAAATATATGGCTCAAAGGTGCCGTCGTCGTATTAGCGTTAGGGGTAAATGTAACTGCATTTGCCGAAAATAGAATTGATACCCAGCGCCCTGATGCCCCTGAGCTTGCTGCTTATGGTGAGCACAGCATTGGCGTACGCCAGCTTGAAGTGGCGAACCCGAATCAGATTGAGATGCTAAAACTCGACCCCACTAAACCAGAGCCCGCAACGTTGCCCCGTTACGATCGGCCGCTTACATTAGAAGTTTGGTACCCAGCGCAAAAAGGCAGTACGGGCAATACTACTCTTAAGGCTTATATACGTGATGGTAAAACCGAAGTGGATTTACAGGGTAAGGCTGTGCGAGATGCTAAGCCTGAAATGACTGACAGCGCTTTTCCGTTGGTGCTTATTTCACATGGATACCCGGGGAATCGTTTTTTGCTCGCGCACTTAGCTGAAAATATTGCTTCGAAGGGTTATGTAGTGGTGTCTATCGATCACACCGACTCAACTTATCGCACTAAAGCGGCGTTTTCTTCGACTTTAGTTAATCGCCCGGTGGATCAGCTTTTCGTGTTATCACAAATAGAGGGCATGGCGAAAGACAAAGATTCATTTTTGTACGGTTTGGTTGATACCTCTGACACCGGTCTAATCGGGTATTCAATGGGAGGTTACGGCGCGGTGATTAACGCCGGGGCTGGGGTAACTGAACAAGTGGTAGCGAGCAAGCAAAGCCCGCCGTTTGGTACGCTCAAACGTCATCAGTCAGGCATTAAGTCAGGGGCAGACAAGCGTTTAAAGACCGTTATAGCGTTTGCGCCATGGGGTATGAATTACCACATGTTTAGCAATGATACCCTTAAAGAAATCAGTGTGCCTATGTTGCTCATCGCAGGCTCTCAGGACGACGTATCGGGTTATGAGAACGGCGTTCGTGCCATTTGGCAGGGGGCCAGCAACGTGAATCGCTCACTTCTGACCTATGATAATGCCAATCATAATGCGGGTGCGGTGATGCCGGCACCAGAAGAGTCCTATATGTTTGATAAGGAATTAGGTTTTAATATCAGTGAGCATTATATCGATGCTGTTTGGGATAATGCACGCATGAACAATATTGCACAGCATTTTGTGACCGCATGGCTAGATAAATACTTGAAAAACGATACGTCTAAAGAAGCGTATTTGGATATTGTGCCCGATTCAAACGGCGGTGTTTACGCCCTTGACGAAGAAGGTGAGCCGAAACCAGAACATACTTATTGGAAAGGCTTTGGAAACCGCACGGCCAAGGGACTGCACTTCGAGACCCTAGCGCCTAAAAAATAA
- a CDS encoding PaaI family thioesterase, whose amino-acid sequence MNIANMTGLEMMQAVARGDLPHPNMASTIPMKFISVEKGVAIFEATADDRHINPLGGVHGGFAATVMDSVTGCAVHSMLDVGVGYGTIDLNVKMLKAVPKDTPLKAEGRVISMSNSLGVSQGKLIDESGKVYAYASATCMIMRPRAS is encoded by the coding sequence ATGAATATTGCAAACATGACGGGTCTTGAAATGATGCAGGCCGTTGCCAGGGGCGATTTGCCGCATCCCAATATGGCGAGCACTATCCCAATGAAATTTATTTCGGTGGAAAAGGGCGTGGCCATTTTTGAGGCTACCGCCGATGATAGACATATTAATCCATTAGGTGGCGTTCATGGCGGCTTCGCTGCGACAGTAATGGATTCGGTTACCGGATGTGCCGTGCATAGTATGTTGGACGTGGGCGTCGGTTACGGGACAATTGATTTGAATGTGAAAATGCTCAAGGCCGTGCCTAAAGACACACCGTTAAAAGCAGAAGGCAGGGTCATCAGTATGTCAAATTCACTCGGCGTATCACAAGGTAAGCTAATTGATGAATCGGGGAAAGTTTATGCTTATGCGTCCGCGACTTGTATGATTATGCGACCTAGGGCGTCCTAG